A single Cyclopterus lumpus isolate fCycLum1 chromosome 15, fCycLum1.pri, whole genome shotgun sequence DNA region contains:
- the LOC117744431 gene encoding ras and Rab interactor 2-like isoform X2, producing MSQSRRQEGKGSFFKLIDSFAWELGTLKKEMGKKEPEEDHKTDPLLGLGDEVGGLFLQASPCTGIRAAPARVRDSGYDSLHRRLSVLDRLVQTHAVWLQLGLSHQDAMRVLQSQPTGTFVVRKSTSLQRKVLSVRMNKDSALPIKDFPVKESQYTFSLLGSGLSFADLFRLVAFCCISRDLLPFTLKLPEVIASATTSADLEEVAKLGAGLCSSLNVWGTTRIYLGE from the exons TTGATCGACTCTTTTGCCTGGGAACTCGGCACACTGAAGAAGGAAATGGGGAAGAAAGAGCCAGAAGAAGACCACAAGACGGATCCACTCCTTGG ACTGGGCGACGAGGTGGGAGGTCTCTTCCTGCAGGCTTCCCCCTGTACTGGGATCAGAGCGGCGCCGGCCCGAGTCAGAGACTCGGGCTACGACTCGCTCCATCGGCGGCTCAGCGTTCTGGACCGACTGGTGCAGACGCACGCCGTGTGGCTGCAGCTGGGCCTCAGCCACCAGGACGCCATGCGTGTACTGCAGAGCCAACCTACCGGG ACATTTGTGGTGAGGAAGTCGACTAGCCTGCAGAGGAAAGTCTTATCTGTACGCATGAACAAAGACTCTGCGCTTCCCATCAAGGACTTCCCTGTGAAGGAGAGCCAGTACA CCTTCTCCTTGCTGGGCTCCGGCCTGAGCTTCGCTGACCTGTTCCGTCTGGTGGCTTTTTGCTGCATCAGCAG gGATCTGTTGCCCTTCACTCTGAAGCTTCCAGAAGTCATCGCCTCAGCCACAACGTCGGCCGATCTGGAGGAGGTGGCAAAACTTGGAGCAGGTTTGTGCTCAAGTCTGAATGTTTGGGGAACCACACGCATTTATTTGGGGGAATGA